A genomic window from Candidatus Kouleothrix ribensis includes:
- a CDS encoding RluA family pseudouridine synthase, translating into MADDTNSPPIAAGLALEPGVAGPLCLVVEPATAGDRLDRFVAAQVADLSRSYARQLIEDGHIRLNGADARPSALLRAGDTVTMHRPIAQPSDLVPQAIPLNVVYEDADVVVVDKPAGMVVHPAPGHLDGTLVNALLARYPDITVGSDLRPGIVHRLDRDTSGLLVVTRHDRARHAIQAQQQARSMKKAYLAVAEGRFKEPSGLIDAPIARHPTDRLRQAIVAGGRAARTHWRVLEDLGEYTLVEATLDTGRTHQIRVHFAYKSRPLLGDPLYGPKKPRTTFGLARQFLHAYRLGFVLPSSGAWAEFESPLPAELQAALEKLRAYATTHG; encoded by the coding sequence ATGGCCGACGATACCAACAGCCCGCCGATTGCCGCCGGCCTGGCGCTCGAACCGGGTGTCGCTGGCCCGCTGTGCCTGGTCGTCGAGCCAGCCACAGCCGGCGATCGGCTCGATCGCTTCGTGGCCGCGCAGGTCGCCGATCTCTCGCGCAGCTACGCACGCCAGCTGATCGAGGATGGCCACATCCGGCTCAATGGCGCCGACGCGCGCCCGAGCGCGCTGCTGCGCGCCGGCGACACCGTCACCATGCACCGGCCGATCGCGCAGCCTAGCGATCTGGTGCCGCAGGCCATCCCGCTGAATGTGGTGTACGAAGATGCTGATGTCGTGGTGGTCGACAAGCCGGCCGGTATGGTCGTACACCCTGCGCCCGGCCATCTCGACGGCACGCTGGTGAACGCGCTCCTGGCGCGCTACCCCGATATCACCGTTGGCAGCGATCTGCGGCCAGGCATCGTCCACCGGCTTGATCGCGACACCTCGGGCCTGCTGGTGGTGACGCGTCACGACCGCGCGCGCCATGCGATCCAGGCCCAGCAGCAGGCCCGCTCTATGAAAAAGGCCTACCTGGCGGTGGCCGAAGGCCGCTTCAAAGAGCCAAGCGGGCTGATCGATGCGCCAATCGCGCGCCACCCAACCGATCGGCTGCGCCAGGCGATCGTGGCCGGCGGCCGCGCGGCGCGCACACATTGGCGGGTGCTCGAAGATCTTGGCGAATACACGCTGGTCGAGGCCACGCTCGATACCGGGCGCACCCACCAGATTCGGGTTCACTTCGCCTACAAAAGCCGCCCATTGCTTGGCGACCCGCTGTACGGCCCGAAGAAGCCGCGCACGACTTTCGGGCTTGCGCGCCAGTTCTTGCACGCCTATCGCCTGGGCTTCGTGCTGCCCTCGAGCGGCGCGTGGGCCGAGTTCGAGTCGCCGCTGCCGGCCGAGCTACAGGCTGCGCTCGAGAAGCTGCGGGCATACGCGACGACACACGGTTAG
- the lspA gene encoding signal peptidase II, which yields MREELRQRWLRPLLVAGTVIVLDQLTKAWIVRNLGENQSQALVGSWLSFTFVKNTGVAFGLFRGIPHFFTITSIVISIGALLFYRFQLPNNRPWIQLCIGLIVGGAVGNIIDRLRYSYVVDFMHISWFPGIFNLADSAITVGVVMLAGYLMIFGENRSPDRAGAGDEALLGELLNPDQWPQRDRQ from the coding sequence GTGCGCGAGGAACTTCGGCAACGGTGGCTCCGCCCACTGCTGGTCGCTGGCACGGTGATTGTGCTCGATCAGCTGACCAAAGCCTGGATTGTGCGAAACCTCGGCGAGAACCAAAGCCAGGCGCTGGTTGGGTCGTGGCTCAGCTTTACATTTGTAAAAAATACCGGGGTGGCCTTTGGGCTCTTCCGCGGCATCCCGCACTTTTTTACGATCACCTCGATCGTGATCAGCATTGGGGCGCTGCTGTTTTACCGCTTTCAGCTGCCGAACAACCGCCCGTGGATCCAGCTCTGTATCGGCCTGATCGTCGGCGGGGCGGTCGGCAATATTATTGATCGCTTGCGCTATAGCTATGTCGTCGATTTCATGCATATAAGCTGGTTTCCAGGCATCTTCAACCTGGCCGATAGCGCGATTACGGTTGGTGTAGTGATGCTGGCCGGCTATCTGATGATCTTCGGCGAAAACCGTAGCCCCGACCGGGCCGGCGCCGGCGATGAGGCGCTGCTTGGCGAGCTGCTGAATCCCGATCAGTGGCCTCAGCGCGATCGTCAGTAA